A single genomic interval of Lathyrus oleraceus cultivar Zhongwan6 chromosome 7, CAAS_Psat_ZW6_1.0, whole genome shotgun sequence harbors:
- the LOC127107897 gene encoding H/ACA ribonucleoprotein complex subunit 4, which translates to MTLSTAISPSLTDSKKKKNRNKNGAEEDESTEQQNQQDFMIKPGSRASSIDTSEWPILLKNYDRLNIRTGHYTPLPAGHSPLKRPLNDYLKYGVLNLDKPANPSSHEVVAWIKRILRVEKTGHSGTLDPKVTGNLIVCIDRATRLVKSQQGAGKEYVCIARLHSAVPDVAKVARALETLTGAVFQRPPLISAVKRQLRIRTVYESKMLEYDAERHLVVFWISCEAGTYVRTMCVHLGLLLGVGSHMQELRRVRSGIMGEKDNMVSMHDVMDAQWVYDNNRDETYLRRVVMPLEVLLTSYKRLVVKDSAVNAICYGAKLMIPGLLRFENDIDAGEEVVLMTTKGEAIALGIAEMTTAVMASCDHGIVAKIKRVVMDRDTYPRKWGLGPRASTKKKLIALGKLDKHGKPNEHTPEEWVRNVEALPAGWDSAVAAKAAAATETEDGKKAVAEDGEGRKRKKHETDDSPAPAKKSKVAEVEDEEKVKTIKVDEAAADVEDEKKEKKKKKKKKDKENGDAASSDDEKVVKEKKKKNKEKGEDGSPEVDKSEKKKKKQKEKVEDASPEVEKSEKKKKKKDKEAKDSAAEISNGKEEGSADRSEKKHKKKKNKDVQEE; encoded by the coding sequence ATGACGCTATCCACGGCGATATCTCCATCCTTAACCGACTCCAAAAAGAAGAAGAACCGCAACAAAAATGGAGCAGAAGAAGATGAATCAACGGAGCAACAAAACCAGCAAGACTTCATGATCAAACCAGGCTCAAGAGCGTCGTCAATCGACACTTCAGAGTGGCCGATACTCCTCAAGAACTACGACCGCCTCAACATCCGAACCGGTCACTACACTCCTCTTCCCGCCGGACACTCTCCGCTGAAACGGCCACTCAACGATTATCTCAAATACGGTGTCCTCAACCTTGATAAGCCAGCTAATCCTTCTTCTCACGAAGTTGTTGCTTGGATCAAGAGGATTCTCCGTGTCGAAAAAACCGGTCACAGTGGTACTCTCGATCCCAAAGTTACTGGGAATTTGATCGTTTGCATTGACAGAGCAACAAGGCTTGTTAAATCTCAACAAGGTGCTGGGAAAGAATATGTTTGTATTGCAAGACTTCATTCAGCTGTTCCCGATGTTGCTAAGGTAGCTCGTGCTCTTGAAACCCTAACCGGTGCTGTTTTTCAGAGACCACCTTTGATTTCTGCTGTTAAGCGTCAACTTAGGATTAGAACTGTTTATGAAAGTAAGATGCTTGAATATGATGCCGAGAGACATTTAGTTGTGTTTTGGATTTCATGTGAAGCTGGTACTTACGTTAGGACTATGTGTGTTCATTTAGGTTTATTGCTTGGTGTTGGTAGTCATATGCAAGAACTTAGGAGGGTTAGGTCTGGGATTATGGGTGAGAAAGACAATATGGTTTCTATGCATGATGTTATGGATGCTCAATGGGTTTATGATAATAATCGTGACGAGACTTATTTGAGGAGGGTTGTTATGCCTTTGGAAGTTCTTTTGACTAGTTATAAGAGATTAGTTGTTAAGGATTCGGCTGTTAATGCTATTTGTTATGGGGCTAAGTTGATGATTCCGGGTTTGCTTAGGTTTGAGAATGATATTGATGCTGGCGAGGAGGTTGTCCTTATGACGACCAAGGGTGAAGCTATTGCCCTTGGGATTGCTGAGATGACTACTGCTGTTATGGCTAGTTGTGATCATGGCATTGTTGCTAAGATCAAGAGGGTGGTTATGGATAGGGATACTTATCCGAGGAAATGGGGTTTGGGTCCTAGGGCTTCTACGAAGAAGAAGCTGATTGCTCTAGGGAAGCTTGATAAGCATGGGAAGCCAAATGAGCATACTCCTGAAGAGTGGGTGAGGAATGTGGAGGCATTGCCTGCTGGTTGGGACAGCGCGGTTGCTGCAAAGGCTGCTGCTGCTACTGAAACTGAAGATGGGAAGAAAGCGGTTGCTGAAGATGGGGAAGGGCGTAAGAGAAAGAAACATGAAACTGACGACAGTCCTGCTCCTGCTAAGAAGTCCAAAGTTGCTGAagttgaagatgaagagaaagtGAAGACCATAAAAGTAGATGAAGCTGCTGCGGATGTTGAAGACgagaagaaagaaaagaagaaaaagaaaaagaagaaggatAAAGAGAATGGAGATGCTGCATCTTCCGATGATGAGAAAGTTGtaaaggaaaagaaaaagaagaacAAGGAAAAGGGTGAAGATGGTTCTCCTGAAGTGGACAAGTCcgagaagaagaaaaagaagcAAAAGGAAAAAGTTGAAGATGCTTCACCTGAAGTGGAGAAGTctgagaagaagaaaaagaagaaagaCAAAGAAGCCAAAGATAGTGCTGCAGAGATCAGTAACGGAAAGGAAGAAGGAAGCGCAGATAGAAGTGAAAAGAAGcacaagaaaaagaaaaacaaagatgtCCAAGAGGAATAG